Within the Acidobacteriota bacterium genome, the region TGAAGTCTCCGGCGATCAGAGAGGCTTGGGGGAGTCTTGAGGCGGCCTCGAGCACCGGCTGAAGCTGCCGGTAGCGCTGACTCAGGTTGATGCGGGTGTCCAGATGGAGGTTGACGAGGCCGACGGCGCCCAGGGGTGTGGCCGCGGTGGCTGTCAAGGCGATGCGGCAGCGGTTGTTGACCTTCAGGATGAACCGGGGCAGACGGACGACCTTGGGGTTCCGCAGGGGATAACGGCTGAGAATCGCCAGCCCTTGAGCGCCGTTCCTGCCGACTCGCTGAGCCGGGGCGAAGACATAGTCGTAGCCCAGGTGCTTGGCCAGTCGGGGGATCAAGAGGGAGTCCCGATCGGGATAGTGCTCCACTTCCTGGAAAAAGAACAGATCGGACTGGAGGAGCCGGACCCGTTCCAGGTGCCGCAGAATTGTCCGGAAGGAAGTCTCGGTAGCCAGGTTCAGGCTGGTGGCCGTCAAGCTGGGGGCCGGGGAGGGGACCGGGTGGTGAAAACTGCCGAATCGCGGAGCGACCTCCAGGCACACCGGCTGGGTTCCGCCGTCGCTGGGAATGGCGAGCACCGGAAGGGTCAATGCGATCCACAGCAAGCCCTTGGTAGTGGCTCGGACAAAGTTGGTGAAATCTATGACTTGAAGCAAAACGGAAGCGCCGGGTGATGGGTTGCTACGGCCAGGGGCGTCCGGCCTCGGTGGCCCGGATCATCCGCTGCAGCCTGTCGACAATGAAGCGGGTACCCATGGCAATCAGTCTTTCCCCCTTTTCCGGGGTTGCCAGCAGCGCCTGCTCCTGGCGGGCGCGGTCTCTGGGGTTTTCCGGGTTGGTGGTCCGCTGGGCTTCGAAGGGCTCCATATACTCCCAGACCTTGGGCGGCATGTCCGATTCGTAGTTCAGACCTGCCTGGTCGTATTCCTCCAGGGTGACGAAACGGACCCGGTCCGGATAGGCGGCCATGAGGATCGAGGTTTCGTTTTCGGAGGCGTGGCTGTGCGCGGTTTGGCGGGCCAGCGTGTCCAGCTTTCCGTCCAGCTTCTGCCGGTAGGAGGTCAGGAAGGTGGCCAGCTCCTCGTCCGTGTAACCTTCCCCGTAGGAGACGGCGTCCAGGGTGACTCCCAGTTTCCGGCGCCACTCGGGGACCGCCCCTTTCAGCAGGCCATGGTTCCCGCCGTGGCCATTGACCACCAGGATGGTGCCGAACCCGTGAGCGGTGAGGCTCTCGATCACGTCGAAGACGTAAGCCAGAAAGGTTTCCTTACGCAAGGTAAGGGTTCCCTTGCGGGCCATGTGATAAGGAGCGTAGCCGACCGGGCAGGGAGTGGAAACTGTCACCTGGGGGTAGAGCCGGAGGGCGGCCTGTTGCGCGAAAAGGGTGGCGGTGGCGGCATCGGTGATCAGCGCCAGGTGTTCGTTGTGCTGCTCGGTGGAGCCGGTGGGCACGATGGCGGCCTTGAGGTTTCCGCTCCGGAGGTCTTCCCGAACTTCCTTGCGGGTTCGTTCCCACAGCAGAACCTTCTGGGGATGGACAAAGCCCGTGGAAGCTGCCATGGAGGAGGAGATCAGGGGAGCGGAGCGGGAATCGGGGGCCGCGGCCGACGAAGAGGTGGGGGTCCCCAGGATGGACCCGGCGGCCCCGGCGGTGCCCAGGGATTGCAGGAACCTTCGACGAGAGAACCCGGCTTGCATCGGACATTCTCCTTTCTGCGTGAAAGCCGCGGGAGCAGGCGCCGTCAGGCACCGGTTCGAGGATAATCGAGGGCTAGCTGCGCTTGAAAAAGAAATCGTCGGCGGTCTTGATCAGGATCTGCTCCTTGTCCGCCGGGCTGAGAAAGTCGGCATGGTCCCGAATGAGGGCCACGGCCGGCTCGATCCCGTGCGGAGGGTCGGGCAAGGGATGCCTGGCGGGTCGGTCGGGGGGGAAGGGCGCATCGCTCTCCCACATGCATCGCTCCGGACCGAAGGCCGCCACCACCCGCTTGATCAAGGGCAGCAGGCTGGTGTAGGGAGGAACTCTGCCTCTACTGTAGAAGGCCCCCACTTTCAACATGACCCGCTTGTGGTCGGCCATGCGCAACAGGGCGGTGATTTCATCCTCAGGGGATCCCTCGTAAACTCCGGCAAAGTGGTCCAGGATGATGGGAGTTTCCGGGTAGCGGCCGCACATGCGGTCGACTTCGGGTAGATCCCGGGGGCCCATCAGGAAGCTCAGGGCCAGGTTGTGATCGGCCCCCGCCTTGAACATCTTGTCGAATCCGGGGTGGTCCATCCACTGCGGGCCCCCGCCCAAGGGAGGACGGGTGCTGCCGCCGCGCACGCGAAAGGCGTAGACTCCCTGCTTGGAAAGGGACACCATGGTCCGGTCCGGACTGGCCAGGGAAACGTCGGTGACTGCCGGAATGATGCCGGTTCCCACGAAGTGTTCGGGGTCGTTGGCAATGACATCCAGGATGTAGGAGTGGTCCAGGCCATACCAGGTCATCTGGATCAGGTTGATTTTGCCCACGCCGGACCGATGAGCCTCCTCAAGGAGCCTCTCGGCCGAAAAGCTCGGCACCCAGAGGTCTTCCGGCGTGAAGCCGTCAGCCAGCGGAAAGCGCTTGTGGTCGGAAGTCCAGATGTGAACGTGGGCATCAACGATGCGGTGGTCGTCCGACTTCGGCTTGGTGGGTTCCTTGCTGCTGCAAGCCGCCGCCATCAGTCCCGCCCCTCCGGCGGCCAGCAGCCAATCGCGCCGGCTCATGCTGTCCATGAATGACCTCCTTCAACCTTCCCGTCTCACCTCGGAATGGGAGCGGGCAATTTCGGCGATGACGGCCTTGTCCTTCTCGGCCACCTGGGTCCCGGGCGGCCTGACCGGCCCGCCGGCCCGGCCCAGCGATTCCAGGGCCACCTTGATGGCGCTGATGCCATACCCGGGCTGAACGCCGCGAAGTTTGACCACCGGCTCGATCTTGTCCTTGAGAACCCGGTTCATCCGTTCCTTCTCTCCGGCCACGCCGTGCTTCCAGAAGGCGTGGCTGGCCTGGGGAACGAAGGTGGCCACCGCGGTGGTGTAGGCCCGGCCGCCCAGCGGCAGCGTCTTGGCGGCGTGGCCCTCGCCTTCGGCCACCCACAGGAAGTCTTCCGGCACCAGGTCGCCCAGGGCCAGACCTACCCGGGTGTCGCCACTGGGGTCCTTGAAACCGATGATGTTCTCGATCCGGGACAATCTCTTCAACAGACCAGGCCAGTATTCCTCGGCCCGGGGATAGATGAGCACTCCGATGTCGACCGCCTTGGCTACGTCCAGGCAGCAGCGGTAGGTTCCCTCCTCCAGGCCCCAGCGGGAGCCCGGTGGAAAGACCAGCACGGCGTCGGCACCCGACTGTTCGGCGTTGCGGGCCATGCTCACAGCGTTGCGGTAACCGCCGCCCACCCCGGCCACCACCGGCATCTTGCCGTCGGCCCCGGCCACAGCCGCCGTGACCAGCGCACGATGTTCTTCGATGTCCAAGCTGTAGAGCTCGCCCAGGCCTCCGGCAACCACGATGGTCATGTTCTGGTAGAAACCGCGGGCGTGGTCGGCCACGTTGCGGCGGAGCCCCTCCGAATCCAGCTCGAAGTCGGGGTGAAAGGTAGTGACCATGAAGTTATGCACGCCCTGCAGGGATTGAATCAGTTCCTTGCGGTTTCGAGCCATTCGCGGCCGCGGCGCCGCCTGGCAGGCAGCCATGGGCCCCAGGGCCAGGGTTCCGGCGGCCAGCGCCAGGTCCTGAACAAATCCTCTTCTGCTCCGTTTTCTCATAGGACGTATCCGGTTACTTGAAACCTATTTGGGCGCCATCATACTTGGTTGACCGGCGGCCAGCAACCCCCATCTGGACGCCCTCGACACCATTGACAAGGCGCTTTGGCTCTGGATAGTCTCTCACGGAAGCAAGACCGATTGGGGAGGGAAGAGTGGTTCGGGTTTCCGGGGAAGAGGCGCAGCAACACTTCTGGTCGGGGCGCCCGGTCATTGACTGCGACCTGCACAACGAAGTTCCTTCGCTGGAGGCGCTGAAGCCCTATCTGGCCGACCACTGGTGCGCCTATATCGAGGAGTCGGCCTTCCGGGGGCCGGATGCGGATGACTATCCCAAGGGAGCCCCGACCTCCATTCGGCCGGGGCTGGAATGGGAGGGAGAGGAGGAGCGGCAGCTTGCACTCATGCGGAAGCAGGTGCTCGACCCGCTACAGGTCGAATTTGGCGTGCTCGACTGCGCCTATCGGGTTCAGGGGGTGCACGACCCGGAACTGGCTGCCGCCCTGGCCTCGGCCATCAACCGGTGGCAGGCCGAGCACTGGTTGGACCGGGACCCCAGGCTGCGAGCCTCCCTTGTGGCTCCCACCCAGAACCCCGTGCTGGCGGCAAGGGAAATCGACCGCTGGGGCGCGGACCCCCGTTTCGTCCAGGCGGTCATGCCGGTCCGGTCGCTGATCCCTTACGGGAACCGGATTTACGACCCCATCTATGAGGCGGCCACCCGCCACGATCTGGTGGTGGGAATTCAGTTCGGTGGAGCCCCCGGTCATCCCCCCACCCCCAGCGGCTGGCTCTCCACTTATCTGGAGGAGTACGCGGCCATGGCACAGGTCTTTCAGTCCCAGGTGACCAGCCTGATCGTGGAAGGCGTGTTCGATCGCTTTCCCCACCTGAGAGTGGCTCTGATCGAGGCTGGCTGTTCCTGGATGCCATCGCTGATGTGGCGGCTCGACAAGGAGTGGCGGGGCCTGCGCCGAGACATCCCCTGGGTCAAGCGTCCCCCTTCCGAATACATCCGCCGGCACATCCGGCTCACCCTGCAGCCCATGGATGCTCCCCCGTCTCCCGGGCAGCTCCTGGAGGTCATCGGCCAACTGGATTCCGACGAGATGCTGATGTTCGCCACCGACCATCCCCACTGGCACTTCGATCGCCTGGAAGAGTCCTTTCCGGCGGGCTTGTCCGATTCCCTGGCCCGCCGTGTGCTGGCCGAGAACGCCCGCTCCTTTTATCGGCTCTAGCCCGCATTTCTCACCAGGGGGCATGATCATGGCGCAGGAATTTTCCCGTCAGCGCGTGCTCGCGACCGAAGAGCGTAGCGGTTTCTACGGTCGAGGGAGCCTGTGCGCGCTGAAGGGAAAAGGACAAGCCAGGGCATGCCCAGCGCCGTCTGTTATGCGCAAGCCCTTGACATGGTGCCGATCAAGGTGCTGAAGATAATCTACTTCTTGTAATGCCTCCAGCGGCCTGGTGAGAAATGCGGGCTAGGACTTCCGGCCAGCCCCCGTGTTAAGATGAGAACGCCCGGGGACAACACCGGGCGGGGCCTGGACAAGTCAGGATGGCGTTCGGTCGGAAAGCCCCGGTATCATTGGGCGAGGCTTGCAGTCCGATTCGAGGAAACTCACGGCCATGGCAACAGCGGTAACTTCAAGGCAGGCCCTGGCGGGCGGCAAAAAGTCGCGGCTGGAAGTCATCGACTGCGACATCCACAACATCATCCCTTCCAATGAAACCCTCTACAAGTACCTTCCGGAGCGGTGGCGCCGACACCATCGAAGGTTCGGACTTCGCGGCCATCTGGGGGGATACTACCCGCGGGCGTTGATGAATGCCGCCCGCCACGATGCCTGGCCGCCATCGGGACTGCCGGCGGGCTCGGATCTGGATTTCATGCGGAAACAGTTGCTGGACGCCTACGATATCCGGTACGGCATCCTCAACTGCCTTTACGGGGCCGGCGGGCAGCTCAACCTGGAGTACGGAGCCGCGCTGGCCCGGGCCATCAACGACTGGCAGATCGCCGATTGGCTGGAACCGGAACCCAGGCTGCGCGCTTCCATTATCGTTCCCTACGAGGATGGGGACCTGGCGGCGGACGAGATCGATCGGGTGGGAGATCATCCCGGGTTTGTTCAGGTTCTCTTGCTGGTTCGGACCAACGAGCCCCTGGGCCGGCCCAAGTATCGAAAGATCTATCAGGCCGCACTGCGCCACCAATTGCCGGTGGGCATTCATTTCGGCGGCGCCGGAGCAGGACCCATTACAGGCGCCGGCTGGCCCTCCCACTACATTGAAGACCATGGGGGCATGCCCCAGGCCTTTCAGTCCCAGGTCATCAGTCTCGTTTGCGAAGGCGTGTTCGAGCGGTTCCCCTCGTTGAAGGTGGCCCTGATTGAAGGGGGCTTCGCCTGGATGGCTCCGCTGATGTGGCGGTTGGACCACTGTTGGCGCAAGCTCTCCGAGGAGGTCGCTACGCTCCGACATCCTCCTTCCACCTATGTTCGAAGGCATTTCTGGTTCACCACCCAGCCCATGGAAGAGCCTCCCCAGCCGCGCTACTTCCGGCAGTTGCTGAAGCAGATCGACGTCGATGACCGGATGATGTTTGCCACCGATTATCCGCACTGGGACTTCGATTCCCCGGAGAGCGCTCTGCCGGCCGGTCTCTCCCGCGAGTTGAGGAAGAAAATCATGTCGGTAAATGCGCGCAGGCTCTATGGGCTGGACTAACCTCCCTCCCCGACCCGCCGGCCGCAGCCGGTGCCGGAGCTCCCGGGGCACCCCCCTGAAACCGGAAGAGCCCAATGGCTGAACACGTGGTGGCCACCCTCGGCGAGATACCGCCCGGCGGCCGCAAAATTGCCGAGGTCGAAGGCCGATCCATCGGCGTCTTCAACCTGGATGGTGAGTTCTTCGCCCTCTTGAATCGGTGTCCCCACCAGGGAGGCCCGCTTTGCCTGGGCCAGCAGTCCGGCTTGCTGCAGGCCCGCGTCCCGGGGGAGTATCGCTATACCCGTATCGGCGAGATCGTTCGCTGTCCCTGGCACGGTTGGGAGTTCGATCTCAAGACGGGGCGCTCCTGGTTCGATCCGGTCAGGACCCGGGTTCGCAGCTACCGCGTGCGGGTGGAGACCCGGGAAGGCGAAGGCGGCGGGTGTGGGGAGGAAGCCGGACACCGGCTGGGACCCTACCGGGCGGAAACCTTTCCGGTATCGGTTCGGC harbors:
- a CDS encoding endonuclease/exonuclease/phosphatase family protein; its protein translation is MLQVIDFTNFVRATTKGLLWIALTLPVLAIPSDGGTQPVCLEVAPRFGSFHHPVPSPAPSLTATSLNLATETSFRTILRHLERVRLLQSDLFFFQEVEHYPDRDSLLIPRLAKHLGYDYVFAPAQRVGRNGAQGLAILSRYPLRNPKVVRLPRFILKVNNRCRIALTATAATPLGAVGLVNLHLDTRINLSQRYRQLQPVLEAASRLPQASLIAGDFNTQNFLWIENLLPLPFLHRQVRPVLARLEASGYSTPFTGTGRTHAWAPLKLDWIFLRNLNARARRVQRIGFSDHRALWVQLVPDG
- a CDS encoding creatininase family protein encodes the protein MQAGFSRRRFLQSLGTAGAAGSILGTPTSSSAAAPDSRSAPLISSSMAASTGFVHPQKVLLWERTRKEVREDLRSGNLKAAIVPTGSTEQHNEHLALITDAATATLFAQQAALRLYPQVTVSTPCPVGYAPYHMARKGTLTLRKETFLAYVFDVIESLTAHGFGTILVVNGHGGNHGLLKGAVPEWRRKLGVTLDAVSYGEGYTDEELATFLTSYRQKLDGKLDTLARQTAHSHASENETSILMAAYPDRVRFVTLEEYDQAGLNYESDMPPKVWEYMEPFEAQRTTNPENPRDRARQEQALLATPEKGERLIAMGTRFIVDRLQRMIRATEAGRPWP
- a CDS encoding amidohydrolase family protein, whose amino-acid sequence is MDSMSRRDWLLAAGGAGLMAAACSSKEPTKPKSDDHRIVDAHVHIWTSDHKRFPLADGFTPEDLWVPSFSAERLLEEAHRSGVGKINLIQMTWYGLDHSYILDVIANDPEHFVGTGIIPAVTDVSLASPDRTMVSLSKQGVYAFRVRGGSTRPPLGGGPQWMDHPGFDKMFKAGADHNLALSFLMGPRDLPEVDRMCGRYPETPIILDHFAGVYEGSPEDEITALLRMADHKRVMLKVGAFYSRGRVPPYTSLLPLIKRVVAAFGPERCMWESDAPFPPDRPARHPLPDPPHGIEPAVALIRDHADFLSPADKEQILIKTADDFFFKRS
- a CDS encoding dihydrodipicolinate synthase family protein, whose product is MRKRSRRGFVQDLALAAGTLALGPMAACQAAPRPRMARNRKELIQSLQGVHNFMVTTFHPDFELDSEGLRRNVADHARGFYQNMTIVVAGGLGELYSLDIEEHRALVTAAVAGADGKMPVVAGVGGGYRNAVSMARNAEQSGADAVLVFPPGSRWGLEEGTYRCCLDVAKAVDIGVLIYPRAEEYWPGLLKRLSRIENIIGFKDPSGDTRVGLALGDLVPEDFLWVAEGEGHAAKTLPLGGRAYTTAVATFVPQASHAFWKHGVAGEKERMNRVLKDKIEPVVKLRGVQPGYGISAIKVALESLGRAGGPVRPPGTQVAEKDKAVIAEIARSHSEVRREG
- a CDS encoding amidohydrolase family protein, whose amino-acid sequence is MVRVSGEEAQQHFWSGRPVIDCDLHNEVPSLEALKPYLADHWCAYIEESAFRGPDADDYPKGAPTSIRPGLEWEGEEERQLALMRKQVLDPLQVEFGVLDCAYRVQGVHDPELAAALASAINRWQAEHWLDRDPRLRASLVAPTQNPVLAAREIDRWGADPRFVQAVMPVRSLIPYGNRIYDPIYEAATRHDLVVGIQFGGAPGHPPTPSGWLSTYLEEYAAMAQVFQSQVTSLIVEGVFDRFPHLRVALIEAGCSWMPSLMWRLDKEWRGLRRDIPWVKRPPSEYIRRHIRLTLQPMDAPPSPGQLLEVIGQLDSDEMLMFATDHPHWHFDRLEESFPAGLSDSLARRVLAENARSFYRL
- a CDS encoding amidohydrolase family protein, which produces MATAVTSRQALAGGKKSRLEVIDCDIHNIIPSNETLYKYLPERWRRHHRRFGLRGHLGGYYPRALMNAARHDAWPPSGLPAGSDLDFMRKQLLDAYDIRYGILNCLYGAGGQLNLEYGAALARAINDWQIADWLEPEPRLRASIIVPYEDGDLAADEIDRVGDHPGFVQVLLLVRTNEPLGRPKYRKIYQAALRHQLPVGIHFGGAGAGPITGAGWPSHYIEDHGGMPQAFQSQVISLVCEGVFERFPSLKVALIEGGFAWMAPLMWRLDHCWRKLSEEVATLRHPPSTYVRRHFWFTTQPMEEPPQPRYFRQLLKQIDVDDRMMFATDYPHWDFDSPESALPAGLSRELRKKIMSVNARRLYGLD
- a CDS encoding Rieske (2Fe-2S) protein, yielding MAEHVVATLGEIPPGGRKIAEVEGRSIGVFNLDGEFFALLNRCPHQGGPLCLGQQSGLLQARVPGEYRYTRIGEIVRCPWHGWEFDLKTGRSWFDPVRTRVRSYRVRVETREGEGGGCGEEAGHRLGPYRAETFPVSVRQQYVVVEIP